One region of Halohasta litchfieldiae genomic DNA includes:
- a CDS encoding recombinase family protein — MSTYRTEQSLTVPARTGVEEQETQTGLRAAIYARTSSNSQRFGYSIDEQIHRCWDTCKKANWEVMFVFSDEAESGRNTERPEFQSMLDRARDRLFDVVVFWKLDRFCRSLVDLVKTEEELDELDVGLHSVTEFLDTTNPVGRFNFRNLASAAELESDLTSQRVKLGMYGLARERKWPNKQPPLGYEKVDDGTLRIDTAEAKLVHEIFEMYIQERSMPQVAFLLNEQGKSTKQSDAWCRQSVGKVLRNELYIGHYQIAGFEADVEEYRILPDDLFDKATATRHRFKHAQTQMDKSRKGSKAKRIIDEYRAYQNGDSR, encoded by the coding sequence ATGAGTACCTACCGAACAGAGCAGTCACTAACTGTTCCAGCACGGACCGGCGTGGAAGAGCAGGAGACACAAACAGGCTTGCGAGCGGCCATCTATGCACGAACATCGTCGAACAGCCAGCGATTTGGGTATTCGATAGACGAACAGATTCATCGGTGCTGGGATACTTGTAAGAAGGCTAATTGGGAGGTTATGTTTGTATTTTCGGACGAGGCAGAGTCCGGCCGTAATACGGAGAGACCTGAGTTTCAGTCGATGCTCGACCGAGCACGAGATAGACTCTTCGACGTCGTCGTCTTCTGGAAATTAGATCGATTCTGCCGTTCGCTAGTTGATCTCGTCAAGACCGAGGAAGAGCTTGATGAACTGGACGTCGGACTCCACAGTGTGACAGAATTTCTCGATACGACGAATCCTGTCGGCAGATTCAATTTCCGAAATTTAGCCTCAGCTGCCGAGTTAGAATCCGATCTGACAAGCCAGCGTGTGAAACTCGGAATGTATGGTCTCGCCCGTGAACGAAAATGGCCCAACAAACAGCCACCTTTGGGGTATGAGAAGGTCGACGATGGGACACTACGTATTGATACTGCGGAAGCAAAGTTAGTTCACGAGATCTTTGAGATGTACATCCAAGAGCGATCAATGCCGCAGGTCGCGTTCCTGCTAAACGAGCAGGGCAAGAGTACGAAACAGAGTGATGCTTGGTGCCGACAGTCTGTGGGGAAAGTCCTTCGAAACGAACTGTATATCGGGCACTATCAAATCGCGGGCTTCGAAGCGGATGTCGAGGAATACCGGATCCTGCCCGACGACTTATTTGATAAAGCGACCGCGACCCGTCATCGGTTCAAGCACGCACAGACCCAGATGGATAAATCACGAAAAGGCTCAAAGGCAAAACGGATTATCGACGAGTACCGAGCGTATCAGAACGGAGACTCCCGATGA